Genomic window (Pseudomonadota bacterium):
CAGCATTCGCGTCACGCAGCACTACCGCTTGAACGACGGCACCGTGCTTGCGCACACAGACGACCTGCGGTTCTTCGGCCTCGCCGAGCTGGAGCTCGCCCTCGCGGTTGCAGGCTTGCGTATCCACACCCTCTACGGCGACTGGCAGGCCGGCCCTTTCGAGTCAGCCGGATCGCGCGAGATGGTGTTGCTGGTCGGCCACGCGGACGGTTCGCAGTCGATCAGCTCGGCCGGATGAACAGCGTCTGCATCGCGCGGCCGACACAGCCGTGTCGGTCGTATAGGGCCGCGTCCGACGTGCCGATGCCGTTGGCCTCCCAGAACCCGATCGCGCGCATGCCGAGCCACTCGCCCTCCGGGTCGCGGTGCAAGACGATGGTCAAGTCCGGGTTGACGAAGCTGATGTCGGTGGCGTTGGCGTTGCGGCCGAACGCGTTGCCGCAGTCTCCGAGCGGGCAGATGCGCTGAAACGGCGACGGCGTTTCGTCGGGCAGGATCGGCACCGTGCGCATCCAGACCGTGGTCGGGCCCGGTGCGGGACCTTCGCCATCCGGGTACCGCACTTCCACCCCGCCGACGAAGGTCGGTTCGGTGTGCAGCGGAACGGCAATCGGAAAGCCGCCGGGTGCAGCGCACTCCGGACCGGGAATCGCGTCGTGCTGGGTCGGCAGCGTCTGCGGCTTGGACTCGATCATATACAAGCCCGACACAGTCGTGACCTCACGGCCGTCTGCATCTCGCAGACGGCAGACCGCTCGCGACACACCGCGCCCGGCCCGCTGGACCTCCGCGTCGACCGAGAAGCCGGCGTGCGGGATGGGCCGCAACAAGTCGACCGTGATCCGGGTCAGCCGTTGCGTTGGCAAGGCCTGCTCCAACGCCCGCACCGCCAGCGCCGTCGGCGGCCCAGCGTGGCAATGGTCGACGTGCCACGGGCCACGGCTGTGCGACGTCGGGGTGAACCACCGGTTGTCTTCGGTGGTGAAAAAACTGCCATCCACGTTCGCTGATCACCGTCCTGCCTCAGGGAGGGCGATGGTAAACCAGGCCGCTACGCCACCACTAGGCCAGCGGGTGCACCGCCTGCCACGCGTCGATCAAGCGCCCTGCGGCACACACGGTGTCCGCGACGTCGAGGTTGCCGGTGCCGACCACAAGCGCGCGACACGGCGCCGCACTGTCGGCATTGAGGTCGAGCGCCTCGAGCGGTTGCGCGCCGAGGCCGTGCCCGTGCAGCGCCCGCACCAGGCGGCCCCTGTCGACAGGGGCAGGCAAGTCGATCACCAGGCTCAGGCCGCCACTGCCGTCACGCACCGCAGCGGACTGTGGGCCAGCGTGTAGATCAACGCGCGACGTCGACGACCGTACTCGGCGCGCGCCCGCACCAGGTGCCGTGCCACGGTGCCGTCATCGAGCAGCGACGCGACGGCGCGCTGTTGCACCGCGTTGTGGCCCCCCCCGAGGCTGCGCATCACCCCCATGGCGGCCGGCAGGTGTCCGGCGGGCAGCACTATCCAGCCGAGCCGAACCGCGGGAAACATGAGTTTCGAGAAGGTGCCGGCGTGCAACACGGTCGCACCCTGCGACGCCGCCGCACTGGCCAGCGCCGGCCGGGGTTGACTGTCGTCGCGAAACTCGCTGTCGTAGTCGTCCTCGAACACCGCCGTGCCGGCGTCGGCGGCACGCGCCAGCAGGACGCCTCGGCGCGCGGGTGCGAGGCCGTGCCCCGCGGGGTACTGGAAACACGGCGTCG
Coding sequences:
- a CDS encoding thioesterase family protein, translating into MDGSFFTTEDNRWFTPTSHSRGPWHVDHCHAGPPTALAVRALEQALPTQRLTRITVDLLRPIPHAGFSVDAEVQRAGRGVSRAVCRLRDADGREVTTVSGLYMIESKPQTLPTQHDAIPGPECAAPGGFPIAVPLHTEPTFVGGVEVRYPDGEGPAPGPTTVWMRTVPILPDETPSPFQRICPLGDCGNAFGRNANATDISFVNPDLTIVLHRDPEGEWLGMRAIGFWEANGIGTSDAALYDRHGCVGRAMQTLFIRPS
- a CDS encoding aminotransferase class I/II-fold pyridoxal phosphate-dependent enzyme codes for the protein TPCFQYPAGHGLAPARRGVLLARAADAGTAVFEDDYDSEFRDDSQPRPALASAAASQGATVLHAGTFSKLMFPAVRLGWIVLPAGHLPAAMGVMRSLGGGHNAVQQRAVASLLDDGTVARHLVRARAEYGRRRRALIYTLAHSPLRCVTAVAA